A genomic stretch from Narcine bancroftii isolate sNarBan1 chromosome 9, sNarBan1.hap1, whole genome shotgun sequence includes:
- the mffa gene encoding mitochondrial fission factor homolog B isoform X2 has protein sequence MNVAAFPSPTSDMAEINRIQYEMEYTEGISQQMRVPEKLQVAPETSEDRWKGDFQNTTTVMEVPERIFIAGDHNNSRPRDLDLMTSTPTEPLALKTPPRVLTLTEHPLDFLDLERSVAPTPQSEEGRSHTRLRRERSLSENAVRPNGQIVRTDSIVTPAPQPQPRLYPPLISSEDGPNAYSPHGILSVIHSTTRRAYQQVMDMLDENRRRYSLSNCEPTLEGTQDDVALVDSVSLRRQIIKLNRRLQLLEEESRERTRREIIVYSITVGFWLINSWLWFRR, from the exons ATGAACGTAGCAGCATTTCCTTCTCCCACCAGCGACATGGCTGAAATTAATCGCATCCAGTATGAGATGGAATACACAGAGGGCATCAGCCAGCAAATGAGAGTTCCTGAGAAGCTCCAGGTTGCACCAGAGACTTCTGAGGACAGGTGGAAAGGAGATTTTCAGAACACCACAACTGTGATGGAGGTGCCAGAAAGGATTTTCATAGCAG GTGACCATAACAATTCCAGGCCACGGGATCTGGATCTAATGACATCAACTCCTACAGAACCTTTGGCTTTGAAAACACCTCCACGTGTACTGACCCTTACTGAGCATCCTTTAGATTTCTTGGACCTAGAGCGATCTGTTGCCCCAACTCCACAGAGTGAGGAA GGTCGCTCACATACTCGTTTACGGAGGGAGCGTTCATTGAGTGAAAATGCTGTCCGACCAAATGGCCAGATTGTTCGAACAGACTCTAT CGTGACACCAGCCCCACAACCTCAGCCTCGTCTTTATCCTCCACTCATCTCCTCTGAAGATGGACCAAACGCATACTCTCCTCATGGCATTTTGTCAGTAATCCACTCTACCACCCGTAGGGCCTACCAGCAAGTCATGGACATGCTAGATGAAAATCGCAGAAG ATACAGCCTTTCCAACTGTGAACCTACATTGGAAGGAACACAAGATGATGTGGCTCTTGTGGATTCTGTTTCCTTACGAAGACAG ATAATTAAGCTGAATCGTCGCCTTCAGCTTCTAGAGGAAGAAAGCCGAGAACGTACTCGACGGGAAATCATTGTGTACTCTATCACCGTGGGGTTCTGGTTGATCAATAGTTGGCTCTGGTTCCGACGCTGA
- the mrpl44 gene encoding large ribosomal subunit protein mL44, whose amino-acid sequence MASLVGCRNVFHGFRQACSVRQTILFTQTREKKRWMRSYELLMERKRKIEGPPPPKPRSQQPNWDYHAEVEAFGHRLLENFNLDLLKTAFINPCYITFEEARRHDLQLDKENIKLNLKDNQDLSKTGLMFVTTYLQDCLSHAYSNLPDDGIKALISHVTGSQVVCHVARNLAVEDLILSAEFPIPQEVLQNTFFAVVGALIESSGTEKANLFIRDFLITQLIGKDLFEIWSVINPMGLLVEELKKRKVSPPEPRLTRQSGSGTVLPVYFVGLYSDKQLIAEGPGETVLAAEEEAARVALRKIYGYTENRRPWDYLSTSKEPRAVKALSS is encoded by the exons ATGGCGTCGCTGGTAGGGTGCCGCAACGTTTTCCATGGGTTCCGGCAAGCATGTTCCGTGAGGCAGACCATCCTGTTCACTCAAACGAGGGAGAAGAAACGGTGGATGAGGTCCTACGAGCTGCTGATGGAAAGGAAAAGGAAGATAGAAGGTCCTCCTCCGCCCAAACCCCG ATCGCAGCAGCCAAACTGGGACTATCATGCTGAAGTAGAGGCCTTTGGTCATCGTCTTCTTGAGAACTTCAACCTGGATCTTCTCAAAACAGCCTTCATTAATCCCTGTTACATTACTTTTGAGGAAGCACGGCGGCACGATCTTCAACTTGACAAGGAGAACATCAAATTGAATCTTAAAGACAATCAGGATTTATCCAAGACAGGCCTGATGTTTGTCACCACTTATCTCCAGGACTGTTTGAGTCATGCCTATTCAAATTTGCCTGATGACGGTATTAAGGCACTTATTAGTCATGTCACAGGGTCACAAGTTGTGTGCCATGTTGCCAGAAACTTGGCTGTGGAAGACTTGATACTAAGTGCAGAATTTCCTATACCACAAGAGGTTttacaaaatacattttttgctgTTGTTGGAGCTTTGATTGAAAGCAGTGGAACTGAAAAAGCCAACTTATTTATCCGG GACTTCCTAATTACTCAACTTATTGGCAAAGATCTGTTTGAAATATGGAGTGTCATTAATCCCATGGGACTTTTGGTGGAAGaattgaagaagagaaaggtgtcCCCTCCTGAGCCCAGACTGACCAGACAATCTGGATCTGGCACTGTACTTCCAGTATATTTTGTTGGACTATACAG TGATAAGCAGCTCATTGCAGAAGGACCTGGTGAAACAGTGTTGGCTGCTGAAGAAGAGGCAGCACGAGTAGCACTGCGTAAAATTTATGGATATACCGAAAACAGGCGGCCTTGGGATTACTTGAGCACCTCAAAGGAACCTCGTGCAGTCAAAGCTTTGAGCAGTTAA
- the mffa gene encoding mitochondrial fission factor homolog B isoform X3 yields MNVAAFPSPTSDMAEINRIQYEMEYTEGISQQMRVPEKLQVAPETSEDRWKGDFQNTTTVMEVPERIFIAGDHNNSRPRDLDLMTSTPTEPLALKTPPRVLTLTEHPLDFLDLERSVAPTPQSEEGRSHTRLRRERSLSENAVRPNGQIVRTDSIYSLSNCEPTLEGTQDDVALVDSVSLRRQIIKLNRRLQLLEEESRERTRREIIVYSITVGFWLINSWLWFRR; encoded by the exons ATGAACGTAGCAGCATTTCCTTCTCCCACCAGCGACATGGCTGAAATTAATCGCATCCAGTATGAGATGGAATACACAGAGGGCATCAGCCAGCAAATGAGAGTTCCTGAGAAGCTCCAGGTTGCACCAGAGACTTCTGAGGACAGGTGGAAAGGAGATTTTCAGAACACCACAACTGTGATGGAGGTGCCAGAAAGGATTTTCATAGCAG GTGACCATAACAATTCCAGGCCACGGGATCTGGATCTAATGACATCAACTCCTACAGAACCTTTGGCTTTGAAAACACCTCCACGTGTACTGACCCTTACTGAGCATCCTTTAGATTTCTTGGACCTAGAGCGATCTGTTGCCCCAACTCCACAGAGTGAGGAA GGTCGCTCACATACTCGTTTACGGAGGGAGCGTTCATTGAGTGAAAATGCTGTCCGACCAAATGGCCAGATTGTTCGAACAGACTCTAT ATACAGCCTTTCCAACTGTGAACCTACATTGGAAGGAACACAAGATGATGTGGCTCTTGTGGATTCTGTTTCCTTACGAAGACAG ATAATTAAGCTGAATCGTCGCCTTCAGCTTCTAGAGGAAGAAAGCCGAGAACGTACTCGACGGGAAATCATTGTGTACTCTATCACCGTGGGGTTCTGGTTGATCAATAGTTGGCTCTGGTTCCGACGCTGA
- the mffa gene encoding mitochondrial fission factor homolog B isoform X1 codes for MNVAAFPSPTSDMAEINRIQYEMEYTEGISQQMRVPEKLQVAPETSEDRWKGDFQNTTTVMEVPERIFIAGDHNNSRPRDLDLMTSTPTEPLALKTPPRVLTLTEHPLDFLDLERSVAPTPQSEEGRSHTRLRRERSLSENAVRPNGQIVRTDSIVTPAPQPQPRLYPPLISSEDGPNAYSPHGILSVIHSTTRRAYQQVMDMLDENRRRTVLRGGSTCATSSNPLLDSSRYSLSNCEPTLEGTQDDVALVDSVSLRRQIIKLNRRLQLLEEESRERTRREIIVYSITVGFWLINSWLWFRR; via the exons ATGAACGTAGCAGCATTTCCTTCTCCCACCAGCGACATGGCTGAAATTAATCGCATCCAGTATGAGATGGAATACACAGAGGGCATCAGCCAGCAAATGAGAGTTCCTGAGAAGCTCCAGGTTGCACCAGAGACTTCTGAGGACAGGTGGAAAGGAGATTTTCAGAACACCACAACTGTGATGGAGGTGCCAGAAAGGATTTTCATAGCAG GTGACCATAACAATTCCAGGCCACGGGATCTGGATCTAATGACATCAACTCCTACAGAACCTTTGGCTTTGAAAACACCTCCACGTGTACTGACCCTTACTGAGCATCCTTTAGATTTCTTGGACCTAGAGCGATCTGTTGCCCCAACTCCACAGAGTGAGGAA GGTCGCTCACATACTCGTTTACGGAGGGAGCGTTCATTGAGTGAAAATGCTGTCCGACCAAATGGCCAGATTGTTCGAACAGACTCTAT CGTGACACCAGCCCCACAACCTCAGCCTCGTCTTTATCCTCCACTCATCTCCTCTGAAGATGGACCAAACGCATACTCTCCTCATGGCATTTTGTCAGTAATCCACTCTACCACCCGTAGGGCCTACCAGCAAGTCATGGACATGCTAGATGAAAATCGCAGAAG AACAGTACTTCGTGGAGGGTCAACTTGTGCTACTTCATCTAACCCTTTGCTTGACAGTTCCAG ATACAGCCTTTCCAACTGTGAACCTACATTGGAAGGAACACAAGATGATGTGGCTCTTGTGGATTCTGTTTCCTTACGAAGACAG ATAATTAAGCTGAATCGTCGCCTTCAGCTTCTAGAGGAAGAAAGCCGAGAACGTACTCGACGGGAAATCATTGTGTACTCTATCACCGTGGGGTTCTGGTTGATCAATAGTTGGCTCTGGTTCCGACGCTGA